Below is a genomic region from Rhodospirillum centenum SW.
GCTCTCCGGCGTGCGGGCGCAGATCGCGCTCAAGGTCTATGGCGAGGACCTGGACACGCTGCGCAGCACCGCGGCCGATCTGGAGGCACGCCTCGCCGGCATCCCCGGTCTCGTCGATCTCCAGGTTGAACGGCAGGTCCGCATCCCGCAGGTGCGGGTGGAGGTGGACCATGAGCGCGCCGCCTTCTACGGCCTGACGCCCGGCGCCATCACCGACGCGGTGGAACTGCTGTCGGGTGGCAGCGTGCTGTCGGAGATCGTGGACGGCAGCCGCCGCTTCGCCCTGGTGCTGCGCCTGCCGGAGGAGCAGCGCACGGCCGAGGGGCTGCGCCGGCTGCTGCTGGATTCGCCCTCGGGTCCGGTGCCGCTGTCCGCCGTGGCGCGGGTGGAGGAGACGGACGGTCCCAACGAGATCCAGCGGGAGAACGGCAAGCGCCGCATCGCCGTGCTGGCGAACACGGACGGCGAGACGGACACCGCCGCCATCGTCGCCGCCATCCGGTCGGCGGTGGCGCAGGCGCCGCTGCCGCCCGGCACCTTCACCAGCCTGGAGGGCACCTTCCGCTCGCAGGAGGAGGCGACGCGGACCATCGCGGTCCTCTCCGTCGTCTCGCTCTCCCTGATCTTCCTCGTGCTCTACAGCCGCTACCGCTCGGCGGCCCTGGCCCTGATCATCATGGGCAACGTGCCGCTGGCGCTGGTGGGCAGCGTCGCCGCGCTCTGGCTGGCCGGGCAGCCGCTCTCGGTGGCCAGCATGGTCGGCTTCATCACCCTGACCGGCATCACCACCCGCAACGGCATCCTGAAGATCAGCCACTACATCAACCTGGTCCTGCACGAAGGCGAGGATTTCGGCCGCCGCATGATCCTGCGGGGCAGCCAGGAACGGCTGGTGCCGGTGCTGATGACGGCGCTGTCCGCCGGGCTGGCGCTGCTGCCGCTGCTGGTCGGGGCCGATGCACCGGGCAAGGAGATCCTGCACCCCGTCGCGGTCGCCATCTTCGGCGGCCTGATCAGCGCCACCCTGCTGGACGCGGCCCTGACCCCCGTCCTCTTCCACCGCTTCGGGCGCAAGGCCCTGGACCGCCTGCTGGCGGACCGGGATGCCACGCGCACGGCCGAAGCCTACTGACCCTTTCCGTTCTGTCCGTTCCCCCGCTTTCCCTGATCGAAGGAGACATGACCATGTCCATCCGTTCCCGGCGTTCTTCCCGGCCGCTGGCCGCTGCCGTCCTGCTGCTCGCGCTCTCGGCCCTGCCGCCCGAGGCCCTGGCGCACGGCTCGCCCGTCGGTCCGCAGGGCGGCCGGCAGGTGCATGCCGGCCCGATGCATGCCGAACTGCTGCTCCAGGGCCGCGAGGTGACGCTCAACATGTACACGATGCAGGACGAGCCGATCCCGACCGACGGCGGGGAGGTCGCGGTGACCCTGCTGGCCGGCGGCCGGACCGAGAAGGTCGTTCTGACGCCGGCCGGCGGCAACAGCTTCCGCGGCACCCTGGGCACCGAGCCGACCGCCGATGCGAAGCTGGTGGCCTCCATCCGGCTGGCCGGCAAGGGGGCCGTCCAGGCCCGCTACGACCTGTCCCATGAGCCCGAGGGGCAGGAGGAGCACGCCAAGGATACCGGCGGGGACCATGACGATCACCATGGGGAGCATGACGGGCACCGTTGAGGCCGCCTGCACACAGCCTGCCCGGGACGCTGCGGCCGGCACCGGAAACGGGCCGGCCGGCTGTCCGCTGTCCACGACGGGACAGCCGTCGTGCTGTCGCCCGCTCCGGGCCTGTGCCGCTTCCGCCTTGACCATCGCCAGCCAATGAGGCAATCGGGACCTCTCTTCTGCCCGGCCCCGCGGTCGGGCGTCTTTTCGGGATGAGTCAGATCGTGAAGCTGATCGTCACCGGAGGGGCCGGGTTCATCGGCTCCTGCGTGATCCGGACCTTGATCCGGACAACCGATGTATCGATTTGCAACGTGGACAAGCTGACCTATGCGGCCAGCCCTGAAGCCCTGGCCGAGGTGTCAGGCAGTCCGCGTTACCGTTTCGAGCGGTTGGACATCTGCGATGGTCCCGGACTGGCCGCGTTGTTCGAGCGGGAGCAGCCGGATGCGGTCATGCATCTCGCGGCCGAATCGCATGTGGATCGTTCGATCGACGATCCCGCAGCCTTCATCATGACCAATCTGGTCGGCACCTATACGCTTCTCGCAGCCTCGACCGCCTACTGGCGCGGGCTGCCTGAAGCGCGCCGCGCATCCTTCCGTTACCATCATGTCTCCACCGACGAGGTCTATGGGAGCCTGGGCGATGTCGGGGCCTTCACGGAGACCACGCCCTATGCGCCCAACTCTCCCTATTCTGCCAGCAAGGCGGGGTCGGACCATCTGGCAAGGGCGTGGTTCCACACCTACGGCCTGCCGGTGCTGGTCTCCAACTGCTCCAACAACTACGGCCCCTTCCAGTTTCCCGAGAAGCTGATCCCCCTGATGATCCTGAACGGGATCGCCGGTCGTCCGCTGCCGGTCTACGGCAGGGGGATGAACGTGCGGGACTGGCTGCATGTGGAGGATCACGCCCGGGCGCTCTGGCAGGTGCTGACCCGGGGGCAGCCCGGCGAGTCCTACAACATCGGCGGCAACGCCGAGCGGCGGAACATCGACGTGGTCCATGCCATCTGCGACCTGCTGGACGAGCTGGTGCCCGATCCGCAGGGGTCCAGACGGCGGCTG
It encodes:
- the rfbB gene encoding dTDP-glucose 4,6-dehydratase, with product MSQIVKLIVTGGAGFIGSCVIRTLIRTTDVSICNVDKLTYAASPEALAEVSGSPRYRFERLDICDGPGLAALFEREQPDAVMHLAAESHVDRSIDDPAAFIMTNLVGTYTLLAASTAYWRGLPEARRASFRYHHVSTDEVYGSLGDVGAFTETTPYAPNSPYSASKAGSDHLARAWFHTYGLPVLVSNCSNNYGPFQFPEKLIPLMILNGIAGRPLPVYGRGMNVRDWLHVEDHARALWQVLTRGQPGESYNIGGNAERRNIDVVHAICDLLDELVPDPQGSRRRLITHVSDRPGHDLRYAIDASRIRRDLGWVPQETFETGLRATVEWYLANEAWWRPILERRYAGQRLGLAGAAAPADKVQEKMP